Proteins encoded within one genomic window of Streptomyces sp. NBC_01314:
- the cdgB gene encoding diguanylate cyclase CdgB — translation METDSEPYVRLTTLRQLHKVMADMNTARSLADTLQTVADGVVNGLGYELACVNLVRPDGDLVVAALAGNSAAEALITGRVGSRDAWDRRLTMGEAWGDLRFIPHTEGWVLDEDDVPQWYTDGPAPRFEDEWHPSDRLFAPMYTPGAPGASCGELLGVVSVDRPRNGRRPGAWGREALQMYAFQAAIAISNARLRANMQRALVRLEREQQALRASEESFRQAFEYAPSGMAIAEMGGDQHGRILRTNDALCRLLGRPASAMRRYSFSDLVHPEDIGTLLRTSAEGGRAELRLGRRDGTYVWVSLRNSVVADAADGPRFLLTHVEDIEERKRRELQLAHRASHDALTGLPNSAELRSRLSSRLCQRPQSLPAGAAADSMNAAFGQVGEQGEFGEHGAAEQAARLPHPSFDEYEAAGHHGHAFDFHMAGGPYDAFDHHVHTVAPEDERDDGTKGLAVLFCDLDGFKSINDRFGHNSGDAVLIEVARRLSRGVRDGDTVARLGGDEFVVLADGLGRADAQDLAVRLRNEIIQPIRVDGRAMRVGASFGIGWAHCGMTADEVLKSADERMYVEKRSRPRQHRRAG, via the coding sequence ATGGAAACCGACTCGGAGCCCTACGTCCGTCTGACGACACTGCGGCAGCTGCACAAGGTGATGGCGGACATGAACACCGCGCGCAGCCTGGCCGACACGCTGCAGACCGTCGCCGACGGCGTGGTCAACGGCCTGGGCTACGAACTGGCCTGCGTGAACCTCGTCCGCCCCGACGGCGACCTCGTCGTCGCCGCCCTCGCCGGGAACAGCGCAGCCGAGGCCCTGATCACCGGCCGTGTCGGCTCCCGCGACGCCTGGGACCGCCGACTGACCATGGGTGAGGCCTGGGGCGACCTGCGGTTCATACCGCACACCGAGGGCTGGGTGCTCGACGAGGACGACGTACCGCAGTGGTACACCGACGGTCCCGCTCCCCGGTTCGAGGACGAGTGGCATCCGTCCGACCGGCTCTTCGCCCCGATGTACACCCCGGGCGCCCCTGGCGCCTCCTGCGGCGAGCTGCTCGGCGTCGTGTCCGTGGACCGGCCGCGAAACGGTCGCCGACCGGGCGCATGGGGACGGGAAGCGCTTCAGATGTACGCGTTCCAGGCCGCCATCGCGATCAGCAACGCTCGCCTGCGCGCCAACATGCAGCGTGCACTGGTCAGGCTCGAAAGGGAGCAGCAGGCGCTGCGCGCCAGCGAGGAATCCTTCCGGCAGGCCTTCGAGTACGCCCCCTCCGGCATGGCCATCGCCGAGATGGGCGGCGATCAGCACGGCCGGATCCTGCGGACCAACGACGCGCTGTGCCGGCTGCTCGGGCGGCCCGCCTCCGCGATGCGGCGCTACTCCTTCTCCGACCTCGTCCACCCCGAGGACATAGGCACCCTCCTGCGGACCTCCGCCGAGGGCGGGCGCGCGGAGCTGCGGCTCGGGCGGCGCGACGGGACGTACGTGTGGGTGTCGCTGCGCAACAGCGTGGTCGCGGACGCCGCCGACGGGCCCCGCTTCCTGCTCACCCACGTCGAGGACATCGAGGAGCGCAAGCGGCGTGAGCTGCAGCTCGCGCACCGGGCCTCGCACGACGCCCTCACCGGGCTGCCGAACTCCGCGGAGCTGCGCTCGCGCCTCTCCTCCCGTCTCTGTCAGCGCCCCCAGTCGCTCCCGGCCGGCGCGGCGGCCGACTCGATGAACGCGGCCTTCGGGCAGGTCGGGGAGCAGGGGGAGTTCGGGGAGCACGGTGCCGCCGAGCAGGCGGCGCGGCTGCCGCACCCGTCGTTCGACGAGTACGAGGCCGCGGGACACCACGGGCACGCCTTCGACTTCCACATGGCCGGCGGACCGTACGACGCCTTCGACCACCATGTGCACACCGTCGCGCCCGAGGACGAGCGGGACGACGGGACCAAGGGGCTCGCGGTGCTCTTCTGCGACCTCGACGGTTTCAAGTCGATCAACGACCGGTTCGGGCACAACTCGGGCGACGCCGTCCTCATCGAGGTGGCCCGGCGGCTCAGCCGGGGCGTGCGCGACGGCGACACGGTGGCCCGGCTCGGCGGCGACGAGTTCGTCGTCCTCGCCGACGGCCTCGGCCGCGCGGACGCCCAGGACCTCGCCGTACGCCTTCGCAACGAGATCATCCAGCCGATTCGGGTCGACGGCCGCGCGATGCGCGTCGGCGCCAGTTTCGGCATCGGATGGGCGCACTGCGGAATGACGGCGGACGAGGTGTTGAAATCAGCTGACGAGCGGATGTACGTCGAGAAACGATCTCGTCCCAGGCAGCACAGGCGGGCCGGATAG